A section of the Schistosoma haematobium chromosome ZW, whole genome shotgun sequence genome encodes:
- a CDS encoding hypothetical protein (EggNog:ENOG41KOG3645~COG:T) produces MYQHTLTIRPLPRNCPVSLIKDLFPSSVNVRIPQKCNSRFGFVKFRNHDELVAAQKSVSGKLLNGKQIKIEICSLNGPDNVDKSKWTEPLQRKLSDFDMRSLHVLHLPRATTRFDLAQVFPKAVGIRMPTYDDGSCRGYCTLTYHSRHIALKDFELRHGTFIHGESIYVMFLLKNLKKISMRNAKRHTSDIYQMDVDSTSAPHKEKCAKAIVDHPMPMSIDSFDPEFKIAKSPATSGKPVKKKSKVATVQRDIPDPLINKKYQLKEKSVKRKSSSTSIFDSLFQSSTGANDRKQKKKTKSNIRNGRKFKK; encoded by the exons ATGTACCAACACACTCTAACTATACGTCCGTTGCCAAGAAATTGTCCTGTAAGTCTGATCAAGGATCTTTTCCCGTCATCAGTCAATGTTCGTATCCCGCAAAAATGCAATTCTCG ATTTGGTTTTGTGAAATTTCGAAATCACGATGAACTGGTTGCAGCTCAAAAATCTGTTTCTGGTAAACTGTTGAACggtaaacaaattaaaattgaaatttGCTCACTAAACGGACCTGATAATGTTGATAAAAGTAAATGGACTGAACCCCTACAAAGAAAATTGTCAGATTTCGATATGCGTTCTCTTCATGTCCTTCATTTGCCTCGGGCGACGACTCGTTTTGACTTGGCTCAAGTATTTCCGAAAGCTGTAGGTATTCGTATGCCAACATATGATGATGGATCGTGTCGAGG GTATTGCACTCTAACCTACCACTCACGTCATATTGCATTAAAAGATTTTGAATTAAGACACGGAACATTTATTCACGGAGAATCTATCTATGTTATGTTCCTACTTAAAAATCTAAAGAAA ATCTCAATGAGAAATGCAAAACGTCATACCTCTGATATTTACCAGATGGATGTAGACAGTACTTCAGCACCTCATAAAGAAAAATGTGCCAAGGCAATAGTTGATCATCCCATGCCTATGTCTATTGATTCATTCGATCCTGAGTTTAAAATTGCTAAATCACCAGCAACATCTGGTAAACCAGTGAAAAAGAAGTCCAAAGTTGCAACAGTTCAGCGTGACATTCCAGATCctctaataaataaaaaataccaGTTGAAGGAAAAGAGTGTCAAGCGAAAGTCATCATCTACTAGTATCTTTGATTCTTTATTTCAGTCTTCAACTGGAGCAAATGACAGGAAGCAAAAGAAAAAGACCAAGTCTAATATAAGAAATGGCAGAAAGTtcaaaaaataa
- the CHRNA2_4 gene encoding Neuronal acetylcholine receptor subunit alpha-2, variant 2 (EggNog:ENOG41KOG3645~COG:T), whose protein sequence is MLEFGSMAYDKTQLDLDWWIPDGSDTPMPYVDFSDYVPANDWFTDGEAERHIRHEDRVHQLRSVKRYRVREHLIGSTKHERYYPVLRYLIRIYRNPSFHLFILIVPCLLLSLLSLVVFWLPPDSAAKMMLGINIFVGFFVLLLLLAKSMPSAIKNFPIIAYFLLDTNIESNGVGTLSFSTSIHFPTFHS, encoded by the exons ATGTTAGAGTTTGGTTCAATGGCATATGACAAAACCCAATTAGATTTGGACTGGTGGATACCGGATGGCAGTGATACGCCGATGCCATATGTTGATTTCTCAGATTATGTACCTGCAAATGATTGGTTTACAGATGGAGAAGCAGAACGACATATTAGACATGAAGATCGAGTACATCAG TTGAGGTCTGTAAAACGATATCGAGTTAGAGAACATTTGATTGGATCAACGAAACATGAAAGATATTATCCAGTTCTACGTTATTTAATACGTATTTATCGTAATCCAagttttcacttatttattttaattgttccATGTTTGTTATTATCACTGCTAAGTTTGGTGGTCTTTTGGTTACCACCGGACTCAGCCGCGAAAATGATGCTAG GCATAAACATCTTCGTGGGATTTTTcgtattactattactattggcGAAATCAATGCCTAGTGCAATAAAAAATTTCCCCATAATAG CTTATTTCCTTCTGGATACAAATATTGAGTCAAACGGTGTTGGCACACTTTCCTTCTCCACTTCGATTCACTTCCCCACTTTCCATTCTTAA